Genomic DNA from Fibrobacter sp.:
CCCTTGCTTGCAGCATAGTTTGCCAATTCAAAGAAGTCGGGGCGAAGCAGCGGTTCACCACCGCTGAACAGGATCACCGGGACCTTGAATTCGGCCAACTGATCAATCAGAGCCAAGCCTTCTTCGTGAGTCAATTCGTTCTGGTACTTGATGGCCTCGGAACGGGCATAGCAATGTACGCACTTCAAGTTACAGGTCTTGGTGCAGTTCCACACCACCACCGGGCCACGGCCTTCGGAAACGCCGTTCTTAGCTTCGTGAGCCTTGGGAGTGTAACGAAGTTGGTCTCCGTAATTCGGAGCATCCATCAAAAGCTTGGTAATACTGATCATAGATTTCTATTAAAGCTTAACAGCGTCCTTGGAAACAAACTTCTTGATCTTCTTGTCGCCCAGCCAGAGCTTCTTGTGGGTCTGAAGGTCGGTCAGTTCCAGGTCGATCTGGTAGAACACAACGGACTTGCCACCTTCCTGGTCGATGATGGAATTGATGGTGCCGGTGAGCATCAGGTCTGCGCCCTGTTCCATGCCAAGTTCCTTGGTGGTTTCTGCAGTGGCGTTACCGCGCTGGTCCATGACTTCCTGACGGAGTTCCTGACGTTCGGTTGCATTGGCAACAAAGTCAGCCTTGCCGGAGTTGATGAGAGCGCGTTCCATGTCCTTAACAAAGGTTTCTACGCTAATGTGTTCGTGGCTCTTGTTGCGAACGTTGCCGATAACGACGGTGGGCACGCGGCCCAGTTCAGCAGACATCTTGTCGTACCAGGGGCGGGTCAGGCAGTCCATGATCATTTCGTCGGCAACCAGGCGGGAATCGGTGTCGTTCCACTTGCCAGAAAGGTCGGTAGTGGAATTTGCATCGATACGGGTAACCTTGCTACCACCACCGCTGCTGCATGCAACAAAGCAAAGGCTAAGGCCAAGAGCCAAGAGAGCAAAAATTTTACGCATAGTATTCTCCTTTAAAATTTATACGGGCTACAAGATAGAAAAATGCATTGCATAAAAAAAGACCTCATCCAATGGATGAGGTTCCTTTCAAGATTCTAGGCGAAGCACCGATTACTTGTCAGCAAACTTCTTAGAAGCTGCAGCGACCTTCGGGTCCTTCTGAGCGTCCTTGATCTTCTGCTTAATGCCGTCTTCGATGTGCTTCTTGAGCTTTGCAGCCAGAGCCGGGAAACGGTCTTCAAGAGAGTCGCTAAATACCTTGGGAGCCTTGGGAGCAGCCGGCTTTGCACCGAACTTGCCACCCTTCTTGAAGGGGCGCTTGCCACCCTTACGGGGAGCCTTCTTCTTGTCGGCAGTCTTCACTTCTTCCTTAGTTTCAACCTTAGCTTCTGCAGCTGCTTCTACCTTAACTTCTTCGACTTTTTCTTCTGCCATGATATACCTCTTGAAAAATAATGTTTTATTGACGGGCCAAAGATAATAAAAATTCAACCCTCTGTCTATGTTCGATTTTCCAACCAGTGGGCCAAAACGGTGATATCCGCAGGGCGTACACCGGGAATTCGGCTTGCCTGGCCCAAAGTCAAGGGCTTTTGGGCGTTCAGGCGCTGGCGGCTCTCGATACTGATGGCCGGAATGGACATGTAGTCAAAATCGGGCGACAGCTTGACGGATTCCATCTTCTTCTGGTCGTCGATTTCGCGGGCCTGACGGTCGAAGAAGCCAGCATAAATCTCTTCGGCGTACATGAACCACTGATCGCGGCGGAGCACGTTCTGGTCTGGCACAGCCACCTTGAAGAACATCTCGGGATCGATGCCCGGACGGCGCAGCACATTGATCCAGCGGGTGCGCTCGGTAGCAAGAGCCTGACCGCCGGCCTCGAGAATCTTGTTGGCGTCCTCGGGCGTAGCGGATTCTTCCGTAAGGCGACGCTTGATGGATTCCATCTGCTGCTTACGGGCGATCCAGGCATTATAATCAACATCGGTCAGCATACCGATGCGACGGGCATGTTCCTTAAGGCGGGCGTCGGCGTTATCGCTACGGAGGAACAGACGGTATTCCGCACGGCTGGTGAACATACGGTAAGGTTCATCCAGCAGGACGTTGACCAGGTCGTCCACCATGACACCCAGGTAACTTTCAGAACGACCAAGAATAAAGGGTTCCTCCCCCTTCACCTTGAGAGCCGCATTGATGCCGGCCATGAGGCCTTGGCCTGCAGCCTCCTCGT
This window encodes:
- a CDS encoding penicillin-binding protein activator LpoB, producing the protein MRKIFALLALGLSLCFVACSSGGGSKVTRIDANSTTDLSGKWNDTDSRLVADEMIMDCLTRPWYDKMSAELGRVPTVVIGNVRNKSHEHISVETFVKDMERALINSGKADFVANATERQELRQEVMDQRGNATAETTKELGMEQGADLMLTGTINSIIDQEGGKSVVFYQIDLELTDLQTHKKLWLGDKKIKKFVSKDAVKL